One window of the Streptomyces asoensis genome contains the following:
- a CDS encoding response regulator: MSLRVLVVDDQGIVRAGFAAVIDAEEDLTVVGEAADGVAAVRLTEELAPDVVVMDVRMPELDGIAATRIITGRENAPRVLVLTTFDLDAYVFDALRAGASGFLLKDVHPAELLHGIRVVAAGESVLAPSATRRLIGHYASGAGPGQRAGGGSRELDSLTARERYVLTLIATGLNNAEVAEELGITVGTVKSHVNALLRKLGLRDRVQATILAYDLGLAHPNPPGTHL, encoded by the coding sequence ATGAGCCTCAGGGTGCTGGTCGTCGACGACCAGGGCATCGTACGGGCGGGGTTCGCCGCCGTGATCGACGCCGAGGAGGACCTGACGGTCGTCGGCGAGGCCGCCGACGGCGTCGCCGCGGTGCGTCTCACCGAGGAGTTGGCGCCCGACGTGGTCGTCATGGACGTCCGGATGCCCGAACTGGACGGCATCGCCGCCACCCGGATCATCACCGGCCGGGAGAACGCGCCCCGGGTCCTGGTGCTGACCACCTTCGACCTCGACGCGTACGTCTTCGACGCGCTGCGCGCCGGCGCCTCCGGATTCCTGCTCAAGGACGTGCACCCCGCCGAACTGCTGCACGGCATCCGGGTGGTGGCGGCCGGCGAGAGCGTGCTCGCCCCCTCCGCGACCCGCCGTCTCATCGGCCACTACGCGTCCGGAGCGGGTCCCGGGCAGCGGGCGGGAGGCGGCTCCCGCGAGCTGGACAGTCTGACCGCCCGCGAACGGTACGTCCTGACGCTGATCGCGACGGGACTCAACAACGCGGAGGTCGCCGAGGAACTCGGGATCACCGTCGGAACCGTCAAGTCCCATGTGAACGCGCTGCTGCGCAAGCTGGGTCTGCGCGACCGCGTCCAGGCGACGATCCTCGCGTACGACCTCGGCCTCGCCCATCCGAACCCGCCGGGCACCCACCTCTGA
- a CDS encoding SCO4225 family membrane protein encodes MTGTGSGRTFPRRPRHPLRHRLGHALGDVFALVYLALCAGLLVWATVVTALDSSDESMAGVIPVFATAPASFVFIVLPDGIAMFVVAVVFGALVNATVIGWCARALRRGERPDPTL; translated from the coding sequence GTGACCGGTACCGGTTCCGGCCGAACCTTCCCCCGACGTCCGCGTCACCCGCTGCGTCACCGGCTGGGCCACGCCCTCGGTGACGTCTTCGCCCTTGTCTACCTGGCGCTCTGCGCGGGCCTGCTGGTGTGGGCGACCGTGGTGACCGCTCTCGACAGCTCGGACGAGTCCATGGCGGGTGTCATCCCCGTGTTCGCCACCGCTCCGGCAAGCTTCGTGTTCATCGTGCTGCCGGACGGCATCGCGATGTTCGTCGTAGCCGTCGTGTTCGGCGCGCTGGTCAATGCCACGGTCATCGGCTGGTGCGCCCGCGCCCTGCGCCGCGGCGAGCGCCCGGATCCGACCCTCTGA
- a CDS encoding MerR family transcriptional regulator: MTADTPLGGRLEDDDYPAYTMGRAAEMLGTTPGFLRAIGEARLITPLRSEGGHRRYSRYQLRVAARARELVDKGTPIEAACRIVILEDQLEEAQRINAEYRRAADETSDSSS, from the coding sequence ATGACAGCAGATACCCCGCTCGGTGGTCGTCTGGAAGACGACGACTATCCCGCGTACACGATGGGTCGGGCCGCAGAGATGCTCGGCACCACCCCGGGCTTCCTCCGCGCCATCGGCGAGGCCCGGCTGATCACGCCCCTCCGCTCGGAGGGCGGACACCGCCGGTACTCCCGCTACCAGCTCCGGGTCGCCGCCCGCGCCCGCGAGCTCGTCGACAAGGGCACCCCGATCGAGGCCGCGTGCCGCATCGTCATCCTCGAGGACCAGCTCGAGGAGGCTCAGCGCATCAACGCCGAGTACCGCCGCGCCGCGGACGAGACGTCCGACAGCTCCAGCTGA
- a CDS encoding SCO5918 family protein produces MRCVIARYPFDLTKDGVMDSMKGIPPEPVTGESVTIGRRRYPVKQVGEIITRQDRRDFTGGEVVRAMVRLGFTCHEHPTATPVQVMTPLQSASALLGAPGTWEA; encoded by the coding sequence ATGCGCTGTGTCATCGCCCGGTACCCGTTCGACCTCACCAAGGACGGCGTCATGGACTCGATGAAGGGCATCCCGCCCGAGCCCGTCACGGGTGAGTCCGTGACCATCGGTCGCCGCCGCTACCCCGTCAAGCAGGTGGGGGAGATCATCACCCGCCAGGACCGCCGTGATTTCACCGGCGGCGAGGTCGTCCGGGCGATGGTCCGTCTCGGCTTCACCTGCCACGAGCACCCCACCGCCACCCCCGTACAGGTCATGACGCCGCTCCAGAGCGCTTCGGCGCTGCTCGGCGCCCCCGGGACGTGGGAGGCCTGA
- a CDS encoding CBS domain-containing protein, translated as MTVEVALSVMAGARVDHLLLCDGDDQCTGSVTRAQLAVLRAAATYTDRLRLRDVLDAPVRPSSRPCSFSL; from the coding sequence ATGACCGTCGAGGTCGCCCTGTCCGTCATGGCCGGTGCCCGGGTCGACCATCTGCTCCTCTGCGACGGGGACGACCAGTGCACGGGCTCGGTCACCCGGGCCCAGCTGGCCGTTCTGCGCGCCGCTGCCACGTACACGGACCGGCTCCGCCTGCGGGACGTGCTCGACGCCCCGGTCCGGCCCTCGTCGAGGCCCTGCTCCTTCTCTCTGTGA
- a CDS encoding DEAD/DEAH box helicase, whose amino-acid sequence MNYARTHTRRNDRFADHRSRPDRSGAPRRGNDGGRRRISPQGEFAPPKTITPALPAVESFAELAMPEGLLAALGHEGVAIPFPIQAATLPNSLAGRDVLGRGRTGSGKTLAFGLAVLARTAGRRAEPRQPLALVLVPTRELAQQVTDALSPYARSVGLRLATVVGGMSIGRQAGALRNGAEVVVATPGRLKDLIDRGACRLDAVDITVLDEADQMADMGFMPQVTALLDQVRADGQRMLFSATLDRNVDLLVRRYLVDPVVHSVDPVAGAVTTMEHHVLHVHGTDKQQATTEIAARDGRVIMFLDTKHAVDQLTKHLLHNGVRAAALHGGRSQPQRTRTLAQFKDGHVTVLVATNVAARGIHVDNLDLVVNVDPPSDPKDYLHRGGRTARAGESGSVVTLVTPDQRRGMSRLMVSAGITPQITQVRSGEAELSRVTGARTPSGVPVVITAPAAAVPRRRASSSSSPSSSSSRSSASRGRRGRPGRNRPAVNPAA is encoded by the coding sequence ATGAACTACGCACGCACGCATACCCGCAGGAACGATCGCTTCGCCGATCACCGCTCCCGGCCCGACCGCTCCGGCGCTCCCCGCCGAGGCAACGACGGCGGACGCCGACGGATCTCGCCCCAGGGCGAGTTCGCGCCGCCGAAGACGATCACTCCGGCGCTGCCCGCCGTCGAGTCGTTCGCCGAGCTGGCCATGCCGGAGGGGCTGCTGGCCGCGCTGGGTCACGAGGGCGTGGCCATACCGTTCCCGATCCAGGCGGCGACCCTGCCGAACTCACTCGCGGGCCGTGACGTACTCGGCCGCGGCCGCACCGGCTCGGGCAAGACCCTCGCCTTCGGACTCGCGGTGCTGGCCCGTACGGCGGGCCGGCGCGCCGAACCGCGACAGCCGCTCGCGCTGGTCCTCGTGCCCACCCGCGAACTCGCCCAGCAGGTCACCGACGCGCTCTCCCCGTACGCCCGCTCCGTGGGGCTGCGACTGGCCACCGTCGTCGGCGGGATGTCGATCGGCAGGCAGGCCGGCGCGCTGCGGAACGGCGCGGAGGTCGTCGTGGCCACGCCGGGCCGACTCAAGGACCTGATCGACCGGGGCGCCTGCCGACTGGACGCCGTCGACATCACCGTCCTCGACGAAGCCGACCAGATGGCCGACATGGGCTTCATGCCCCAGGTCACCGCGCTGCTCGACCAGGTGCGGGCCGACGGCCAGCGGATGCTCTTCTCGGCCACCCTCGACCGCAACGTGGACCTGCTGGTCCGCCGCTACCTGGTCGACCCGGTGGTCCACTCCGTCGACCCGGTCGCGGGCGCCGTCACCACGATGGAGCACCACGTGCTCCACGTGCACGGCACGGACAAGCAGCAGGCGACCACCGAGATCGCGGCACGCGACGGCCGGGTGATCATGTTCCTGGACACCAAGCACGCGGTGGACCAGCTGACCAAGCACCTGCTGCACAACGGCGTCCGCGCCGCGGCCCTGCACGGTGGCCGGTCCCAGCCGCAGCGGACCCGGACGCTGGCCCAGTTCAAGGACGGCCACGTCACGGTGCTGGTGGCGACCAACGTCGCGGCCCGCGGCATCCACGTCGACAACCTCGACCTGGTCGTCAACGTGGATCCGCCGAGCGACCCCAAGGACTATCTGCACCGCGGCGGCCGTACGGCACGGGCCGGCGAGTCCGGCAGCGTCGTGACCCTGGTGACCCCCGACCAGCGGCGCGGCATGAGCCGGCTGATGGTCTCGGCCGGCATCACCCCGCAGATCACCCAGGTCCGCTCGGGTGAGGCGGAGCTGAGCCGCGTGACGGGTGCCCGGACGCCCTCCGGTGTCCCGGTGGTCATCACCGCGCCGGCCGCGGCCGTGCCCCGTCGCCGCGCGTCGTCGTCCTCGTCCCCCTCGTCCTCCTCGTCCCGGTCCTCCGCGTCCCGGGGCCGCCGCGGGCGGCCTGGCCGGAACCGGCCCGCAGTCAACCCGGCGGCCTGA
- a CDS encoding cold-shock protein, protein MAAGTVKWFNAEKGFGFIEQDGGGPDVFAHYSNIAAQGFRELQEGQKVTFDIAQGQKGPTAENIVPA, encoded by the coding sequence ATGGCTGCTGGCACCGTGAAGTGGTTCAACGCTGAAAAGGGCTTCGGCTTCATCGAGCAGGACGGCGGCGGTCCCGACGTCTTCGCCCACTACTCGAACATCGCCGCCCAGGGCTTCCGCGAGCTCCAGGAGGGCCAGAAGGTGACGTTCGACATCGCCCAGGGCCAGAAGGGCCCGACGGCCGAGAACATCGTTCCCGCCTGA